The genomic stretch AAACTTTAATAGATGAAACTAAAAAAATTCCGACAAAAGCTCCAGCTGAAGAAATTGTAGATACTTTATTAAACGTTATAAATGAATATAACATAAAGGAGAAAATAAAGAGCGTATATAAACATAGTAACAATTATTCATTACTTCATAGAGACCTAATGGCATTATCAAAACTAAAGGAGATGCTAAATAAAGCAATTACAATATCACAGCTTGCATATAAAAACGAAATCACTTTAAAAGAAATTCGTGATATATTAATAAGATTATTAAAAGACGAAACTATAACGATAACTATGGGGAATAAAAAAGGAGTTAATATATTAACTCCGGCTACTGTAAGAGGACTAAGCTTTTCTACAATTTTTATAATGGGACTAGTACAAGGAGAATACCCGTGTGTAAATGAAAATAACTGGTTCTTTAAAGAAGATGATTACGACATGTTTAAAGACATAGGAATAGATATAAAGAAATACAGTCAAAAGTTAGATTTACAATCCTTACTTTTTACAGTTAGTATAACTAGACCTAAGGACATGCTTATATTAAGCTATCCAGAGTCTAATGGAGGAGAAAATGTAAGCATACCTTCTATGTTTTTAGACGAGCTTTTAAACCTATTTAAAGGTGAAGAGATTGAAGATAAGATAAACTATATAACATTAGATATGGATTATCTACTTAAAGAAAAACTTGAAGATGTAACATATGATAGAGAGCTAATAAGACATTTACTTTATCACCATTACTTAGGAAACGATGTATCAGAGTATTTAAAAATGTTAAATGGATTACATCCTGATGATATTAAAGAAATCATGACTAAATTAGAAGGTGAAATCAAGCGAAATGAGATGGACTTTAATGAATATGATGGAGTTTTAACGGATGATAGAATAATTGAAGATATTCAAAATCAATTTAAAGATATGAAATTCAGTATAACTCATTTAGAGACCTATGGTAAATGTCCATTTAGATTTTTATATGAGCACGTATTAAATGTTGAGGGAATAGATAAGGATATAGAGGAGTTTTCATCATTAGATAAAGGGAATGTGTATCACGAAATATTAGCAATCTATTATAAAAATCATTTAGATGATTTTAGAAGGTGTATATTAGATGGTGAAGAGTTTGATGTACAAAGTACTAGAAACGAAATAATAAAAATTACAGAAAAGACTTTAGCAAACATAGGCATAACTAGCTTTAATAACCTTTGGAGATTAAGAATTGAACACATAACTGATACAGTAATTAACTTAGTAGAATTAGACCTCGAAAGGCTTAATAAGTACAAAGGTAATTTACTTCCCTATGAATTTGAGGTTAAGTTTGGATATGAGAAGGAGTTTGTAATATCGGTAGGAGCGAGAGATATAAAATTACTGGGTAAGATAGATAGAATAGATAATTTAGACGGTGATGACTCATATGTAGTATATGATTATAAAAGCTCTTCCTATGGAGTTAAAAAGATTAAAGATATTAATGGAGGTACTTCTTTCCAACTTCCAGTGTATATTATGTCTCAATTAGATAAGGACAGGGAAGTTATGGCAGGGGGATATATAATTATAAAAGATGGAGAGTCTTCTATAGAAATAATAAAGGATAGTAAAAAGTCACTTGTAAACAAAAGAAGGGGAAAAGGTATATTAAAGGAAGAAGAATGGGACAAGTTATTAGAAGAAGTAAAGAACAGAATAGGAGATTATATAGAAAGAATATATAGAGGGGACTTTAGATTAGCTCCTTTAGAATGTGATGAATACTGTAAACTTAGCAGCTTATGTAGATATAATAAAGAGCGAATTAACAGAAAGGGTGATAGCTATGAATTTAACTGATAGCCAACGAAAAGCAGTCGAAACCATAGATAAAAACGTAGCTGTAAATGCAGGGGCAGGTTCAGGAAAAACTAGGGTACTAGTAGAAAGGTATATATACATATTGGAAAATGGAGTATTAGAAAAAGATAAAGAAATAGAGTCTATATTAGCTATTACCTTTACAAATAAAGCTGCAGCAGAAATGAAGGAAAGAGTAAGAAAATCTGTATCTGAAAAAATTGTAGAGGATAAAAAGTGGAAGAGAATATATATGGACATAGATAGGGCACAGATATCTACTATCCATAGTTTTTGTTCAAAAATACTTAGGGAAAATCCGATAGAAAGTAAATTAACTCCTGGTTTTTCAGTTTTAGAAGATTATGAAGCTGATAACATATTAAAGGAGATAATAGAAACATATATAAACGAAGGACTAGAAAAAGACCATGATATGTTTAAGTTTTTTAGATATTTTACAGCCGACTCATTAGATAAATCTAATAATAGTATAATTGACAACATAAAAAATCTTTACAATAAAATAAGAAGTACAGGATTTTCATTTATAGAAGTAAAAAATATAACATTAAACACAATAGATAATTTAGAGGTAGATATTAGCTTAATAGAAGACATAAAACAGAAATTTATATATCTAATGTCAAAGGCAAGGAAGAATTCTAAATTTGCAAAACTAGAAAAGGATAATATATGGATACAATTTAAGGATGAACATGTTACAGAGATTGATAATATAGTAATCGATACATTAAAGTATTTATCACAGAATATCGGCAAAATGAAGAATGAAGAGGAAACTATTAAAGAATTAAAAAGGTCAATATCAGAGATTGTAAAAATAGAAGAAAAGAATAAAAGGCATATATATGAAAAGCTTTTAGATATACTCATAGATATAGATACAAGATACAGTGAAGAAAAGAGAAGAAGAGGGGTACTGGATTATGAAGATTTACAGCTTAGAGTACTTAAGCTTTTAGATAATAATGAAATAAGAAAAAAATACCAGAAAAAATTTAGATATATAATGGTAGATGAGTTTCAAGATACTAATGAGCTTCAGAAAAAGATAATATATAAACTATGTAGTGAAAACTCAAAGCTAGATAGGCAAAACCTTTTTGTAGTTGGAGACCCTAAACAGTCTATATATAGGTTTAGAGGAGCCGATGTTGAAGTTTTCTA from Caldisalinibacter kiritimatiensis encodes the following:
- a CDS encoding PD-(D/E)XK nuclease family protein, with protein sequence MGDKIVYFGPINNNHKETLIHKAKEYLKQNKGDKFYYILPTGNLMMRLREQLLENLKGAFDLQVITFDDIVKSLLSKELYTKIDDATKETIISNIAIELYESGKINYYKDLIDIEGFISSVSYIIGEIKRSLITPEEFNSKISKEPKYTEIGLIYSEYQRFLKDNNLIDKQESFIKALESLNKDQSFFDSLDCIMIDEFFDFRPHELQIIKEMTKSDIDIYINIPYKTNNKKTTVNNTLEILQDMSFEIQEIKQKSDKNIFEKIGEDIFNVNHPVYEKSEKLKLIKAPNRYLEVKKVCEEIKRLTNKGLELNEIGIVVGNVDNYKDVLIKTLNEERIPSTLKEELKLIDIPLTKEIINLIELKLNNFDKDSVIKVIKSGYLDICDGHNRDKFEYLLHTLKIKNVNKEFKSIINNEMKKLRYLIKNNEEKRELYEERLENFSNLNFIIQTLIDETKKIPTKAPAEEIVDTLLNVINEYNIKEKIKSVYKHSNNYSLLHRDLMALSKLKEMLNKAITISQLAYKNEITLKEIRDILIRLLKDETITITMGNKKGVNILTPATVRGLSFSTIFIMGLVQGEYPCVNENNWFFKEDDYDMFKDIGIDIKKYSQKLDLQSLLFTVSITRPKDMLILSYPESNGGENVSIPSMFLDELLNLFKGEEIEDKINYITLDMDYLLKEKLEDVTYDRELIRHLLYHHYLGNDVSEYLKMLNGLHPDDIKEIMTKLEGEIKRNEMDFNEYDGVLTDDRIIEDIQNQFKDMKFSITHLETYGKCPFRFLYEHVLNVEGIDKDIEEFSSLDKGNVYHEILAIYYKNHLDDFRRCILDGEEFDVQSTRNEIIKITEKTLANIGITSFNNLWRLRIEHITDTVINLVELDLERLNKYKGNLLPYEFEVKFGYEKEFVISVGARDIKLLGKIDRIDNLDGDDSYVVYDYKSSSYGVKKIKDINGGTSFQLPVYIMSQLDKDREVMAGGYIIIKDGESSIEIIKDSKKSLVNKRRGKGILKEEEWDKLLEEVKNRIGDYIERIYRGDFRLAPLECDEYCKLSSLCRYNKERINRKGDSYEFN